The following are from one region of the Nicotiana tomentosiformis chromosome 7, ASM39032v3, whole genome shotgun sequence genome:
- the LOC104112545 gene encoding chromatin remodeling protein EBS-like isoform X1: MAKTKPGKKDLDSYSIKGTNKIVRPGDCVLMRPSDSDKPPYVARVEKLESDHRNNVKVKVRWYYRPEESIGGRRQFHGAKELFLSDHFDMQSAHTIEGKCIVHSFKNYTKLENVGPEDYFCRFEYKAATGGFTPDRVAVYCKCEMPYNPDDLMVQCEGCKDWFHPSCMGMTIEEAKKLEHFLCSDCSSEDDGKRPLSSFHVSPPVESKVESKRRKR; this comes from the exons ATGGCTAAGACTAAACCTGGAAAGAAAGACCTTGATTCTTACTCTATCAAGGGCACCAACAAAATCGTTAGAC CTGGTGATTGTGTGTTGATGAGACCATCTGATTCTGATAAACCTCCGTACGTGGCAAGAGTAGAGAAGCTTGAGTCTGATCACCGGAACAATGTGAAGGTCAAAGTTAGATGGTACTACCGACCTGAGGAGTCTATTGGTGGTCGCAGACAATTCCATGGGGCCAAAGAGCTGTTCTTGTCAGATCACTTCGATATGCAAAGTGCACACACCATTGAAGGGAAGTGCATAGTGCACTCTTTTAAGAACTACACCAAATTGGAGAATGTGGGCCCTGAGGATTACTTTTGTAGGTTCGAGTACAAAGCTGCCACAGGGGGATTTACTCCTGACCGCGTCGCTGT GTATTGTAAATGTGAGATGCCCTACAACCCTGATGATCTGATGGTGCAGTGTGAAGGATGTAAAGACTG GTTCCATCCCTCTTGTATGGGTATGACCATTGAAGAAGCAAAGAAATTAGAGCATTTCTTATGTTCTGACTGTTCCTCAGAAGATGATGGCAAACGTCCCTTGAGCTCATTTCATGTTTCACCACCTGTTGAGTCAAAG GTGGAGTCGAAGCGAAGGAAGAGATAA
- the LOC104112545 gene encoding chromatin remodeling protein EBS-like isoform X2, giving the protein MAKTKPGKKDLDSYSIKGTNKIVRPGDCVLMRPSDSDKPPYVARVEKLESDHRNNVKVKVRWYYRPEESIGGRRQFHGAKELFLSDHFDMQSAHTIEGKCIVHSFKNYTKLENVGPEDYFCRFEYKAATGGFTPDRVAVYCKCEMPYNPDDLMVQCEGCKDWFHPSCMGMTIEEAKKLEHFLCSDCSSEDDGKRPLSSFHVSPPVESKYSHC; this is encoded by the exons ATGGCTAAGACTAAACCTGGAAAGAAAGACCTTGATTCTTACTCTATCAAGGGCACCAACAAAATCGTTAGAC CTGGTGATTGTGTGTTGATGAGACCATCTGATTCTGATAAACCTCCGTACGTGGCAAGAGTAGAGAAGCTTGAGTCTGATCACCGGAACAATGTGAAGGTCAAAGTTAGATGGTACTACCGACCTGAGGAGTCTATTGGTGGTCGCAGACAATTCCATGGGGCCAAAGAGCTGTTCTTGTCAGATCACTTCGATATGCAAAGTGCACACACCATTGAAGGGAAGTGCATAGTGCACTCTTTTAAGAACTACACCAAATTGGAGAATGTGGGCCCTGAGGATTACTTTTGTAGGTTCGAGTACAAAGCTGCCACAGGGGGATTTACTCCTGACCGCGTCGCTGT GTATTGTAAATGTGAGATGCCCTACAACCCTGATGATCTGATGGTGCAGTGTGAAGGATGTAAAGACTG GTTCCATCCCTCTTGTATGGGTATGACCATTGAAGAAGCAAAGAAATTAGAGCATTTCTTATGTTCTGACTGTTCCTCAGAAGATGATGGCAAACGTCCCTTGAGCTCATTTCATGTTTCACCACCTGTTGAGTCAAAG TATTCCCATTGCTAG